Proteins encoded in a region of the Globicephala melas chromosome 1, mGloMel1.2, whole genome shotgun sequence genome:
- the LOC115860514 gene encoding protein BEX1-like — protein MGPGAMVSKEEQAVRNLYMENANQENENTDEKGRDANKGEPFALPLEAGEYCVPRGNRRRFRVRQPILQCRWDMTQRLEEPQARTREENMERVGEEGRQLMEKLREKQLSHSLRAVSTDPPHRDRHDEFCLML, from the coding sequence ATGGGCCCAGGAGCGATGGTGTCCAAAGAGGAACAAGCAGTAAGAAATCTCTACATGGAAAATGCCAACCAGGAGAatgaaaacactgatgaaaaggGGCGAGATGCTAATAAAGGAGAGCCTTTCGCCCTCCCTTTGGAAGCTGGTGAATATTGTGTACCTAGAGGAAATCGTAGGAGGTTCCGTGTTAGGCAGCCCATCCTGCAGTGCAGATGGGACATGACTCAGAGGCTTGAAGAGCCACAGGCAAGGACGAGAGAAGAGAATATGGAAagggttggggaggaggggaggcagctGATGGAAAAGCTGAGGGAAAAGCAGTTGAGTCATAGTCTGCGGGCGGTTAGCACTGACCCCCCTCACCGTGACCGTCATGATGAGTTTTGCCTTATGCTTTGA